The following nucleotide sequence is from Natronosalvus caseinilyticus.
AACACGGCATCGAGACGCTCGTCTTAGAGCGCGGCGTCGAGGCCGGCTCGAAGAACGTCTCCGGCGGCCTCATCTACGCCGAGGAGTCCGCGCCGTACACGATCGACGACTTCTTCCCGAACTTCCGGGAGGAAGCGGCCGAACGGCCGATCACCGACTACGAGATCCACAACATCGCCGGTCGGAAGGTCAAGTCCTACGACCTGACCGACCTCCACGAGCACGACACCGAGTGGTGTGACGCCGTCCTCCGACGTCGGATGGACGGCTGGCTCGAGGACCGGGTCCACGAACTGACGAGCGAAACCGGCGGCGGGCTGTTGACCGACGTACGCGTCAACGGCCTGCTGCGGGAGAACGGCGAGATCGTGGGCGTCACCTGCGACGAACTCGATCCCATCACGGCCGACTTCATCGTCGCCGCCGACGGCGCCAACTCCGAACTCGCGCGCGACGCAGGGCTGATGGACTGGGAGGAGCCCGACGAGTGGTTCCAGGGCGTCAAGGCCGTTGTCGAGATGGATCCCGAGGTCATCAACGACCGCTTCGACATCGAGGAGGGCGAGGGCGTCGCCCACCTCTTCTCGGGCGACCTCTTCGAGGACGTCCGCGGCGGCGGCTTCCTCTACACCAACGAGGACACCCTCTCGATCGGGACCGTCTTCCACCTGGACAGCCTCGTCGCCGAGCAGGCCGAGCCACACGAACTGCTCGACGCCCTGCTCACTCACCCGCTGCTCGCCCAGTGGCTCGACGAGGAGTACGTCGAACTCGAGTACGGCGCGAAACTCGTTCCCGACTCGAAGAAGGTCGCCCACCGCGAGCCCTACAGCGACCGGCTCGTGCTCGTCGGCGACGCCGGCGGCCAGATGCAGGCCCAGGGGCCGATCATCAAGGGAATGAACCACGCGGTCACCGCGGGCGCGCTCGCGGCTGACGCCCACGCGGTCACCCGCGGAAACGCCGACGCCGAGTCGGCCGGGCGACGGTACACCACGATGCTCGAGCAGTCGGGTACGATGGGCAAACTCCGCCCGCGGCGCTACGAGATGACGAGTCCCGTCGGCGAACACGGCCTCGTGACGCGGGCGATCGAGGGCATCCTGGGCTCGTCGGTCGGCTCTGCCGCTATCGGGAATCGCCTCTCGAACCGGCTGCTCGAGAAGGCCTACAACTCCCCGACGCTCGTCGGGATGCTCCCCGACACGGAGACGGGCTACACCACCTTACCGTCGATCATCGGGGAAAAGCAGGGGCGGACGATCCACTGGGACAACGAGGTCGAACCGCCGACGCTGGAAGAGCGCATCGGCGATCTGACCTACGACACGGACGTCGGCAATCCGCACATCCGCTTGCGCGACAACTCAGTCGAGGCGAGCGGGGCTGCGGTCTACGCCTGCCCGGTCAGTGCCGAGGACTTCGGCGGCGGCTGTTACCGCTCGGAAACCGTCAAGACCAACGGCGGCGAGGAGACGGTCGTCAGCCTCGACACCCAGCCCTGCGTCGAGTGTGGCACGTGTGCCATCGTCGCCGACACCGAGTGGGAACACCCCCGCGGCGGGAAGGGCGTCGAGTTCCGGCAGGGGTAGCTAAATGAGTCGGTACGGCCCCCGGATCGCGGCCCTCGAGCGCCGGGCCGAACGCGACCGCGAGGCGTTCGACCCGGCGGCTGCCACGGTCGCAGACGGACGGCAGTACCTTCGGGATGGGGCCGGACAGGCAATCTGGCTCTACGTCGAGGCGCGAACGGGTGGCCGAATGGTCCCGTTTTCGGAACCGGAGTTGACCGCCCTGCGGACGTCGATGAACGGCTGGCTCGAGCTATACGCCCGCTGTCACGGCGTCGAACTCGAGGCCGACTTCACCGTTCGCGAAGCCGCGGAAGTGTTGCTCGAGACGCGAAACGTCTTCGACACGGCGCAGTTGTTGACGCGGGTTCCGGAGCGGTAAGGGCGCCACCGTTGGAATCGACCGGGAAATCACTATAGCGGAATCAGGAGACCGACCCACGCTCCACTATCGGGGTCCGGGATCGTCGAAAACGGACAACTGTCAGCGAAGCGGTTCGCTCCCCGTCCGTTACGATGCTCGCGTGGCGACCGTCGTCGACTCAGCCGTCTCCTCGAGCACGCGGTGGGCGTAGAAGGCCACGGAGAAGTCCTGCGGGGAGGGGATCGAACACGCCAGCCAGCCGACGAGGATGGCGGCGACGGCCGGATGCGAACTTGGAAACACGGTTGCGAGAACCAGTGCTGGCACCGCGAGTACGAAGGGGATCATTGCTGCGGTCCGAAGCTGCCAGGGGGGTTCGTCCCCGGTCGGCCGGGGGTGCACGGCCGCCCAGGGACAGCTCGCCAGGGCGGCGAGGACGCCGTCGCGTCGGTCGGGGAAGTACACGACGTCGTAGTCGATGCCGGCGAGTCGAAGCACCAGGGCGTGGGCCCACTCGTGGGCGACCAGGCCGAGCAGTACCGTTATCGGGAGGGCGATTCCAGCAACCAGTAGATCGATTCCGTTCATTCGTCGTTTGCGCTCGTATCGGTCTCTCACGAACGGGTTATCAATCCGTCGGTCCGACCGACTCACGCACTCGAGGATTCGAGTCGGGGGAGAAACCGTTCGGGGTGGATAGTTTGCGACTTGAAGTAGGCACCACCCGACGATGCGCTCGACCGTGAACAACGGTTAAGTATACTGGTGCGTTATAGCATGGCATGACGTTCGCCGAAGAGATCGAATTCGGGCACGAGGACCGCAAGCGAATCTACGAGTACGTCGAGCGCCACGGGGCGGTCCACCCCGACGACGCCCAGGAGCGCCTCCGGATCGATCCCGGCGGTTTCCGCCACCACGTCGCCATCCTCAAACGCGACGGCCGGCTCGAGGACCGCAACGGTCGCCTGCAGGTGGCGATCGACGCGGGTGCCGAAGAGGAGTATCAGAGCGACGACCTCGAGTTCCACATTCGTCCTGCTCGCCAGGACGACCTCGCGGGAATCGTCGGCGCGATTCGGCAGGTCGCCGAGGAGCGAACCTACATCGTCGCCGAGAGCGTCGCCGACGAGGTCGACCACCAGAACGCCCTGCTCCGGCACAACGAAATCGAGTCCCGGATGTTCTTCGTCGCGACCGTCGGCGACGAGGTCGTCGGCTGGGTCCACCTCCACGCGCCCGAACTCGAGAAACTGAGCCACACGGCCGAACTCACGGTCGGGGTCATCGAGGAGTATCGCGGGAACGGAATCGGCTCGCACCTCCTCTCGCGCGGACTCGAGTGGGCCGGCGCCAATGCCTACGAGAAAGTGTACAACAGCGTCCCCTCGAGCAACGAGGACGCCATCGCGTTCCTCGAGAGACACGGCTGGGAGGTCGAAGCGGTTCGGGAGGACCACTACAAGCTCGAGGGCGAGTACGTCGACGAAGTGATGATGGCTCTCGAGCTGTAGCCCCCGGCCCGGACCGATTTTGCGGCGCCGTTCTCCTGATTATTCCGAGTCCGGACCCGCCGTCGCCTCCGTCTCCTGCAACGCGA
It contains:
- a CDS encoding NAD(P)-binding protein, with product MSASEGGEYEHYEAIVVGCGPGGAAAAARLAQHGIETLVLERGVEAGSKNVSGGLIYAEESAPYTIDDFFPNFREEAAERPITDYEIHNIAGRKVKSYDLTDLHEHDTEWCDAVLRRRMDGWLEDRVHELTSETGGGLLTDVRVNGLLRENGEIVGVTCDELDPITADFIVAADGANSELARDAGLMDWEEPDEWFQGVKAVVEMDPEVINDRFDIEEGEGVAHLFSGDLFEDVRGGGFLYTNEDTLSIGTVFHLDSLVAEQAEPHELLDALLTHPLLAQWLDEEYVELEYGAKLVPDSKKVAHREPYSDRLVLVGDAGGQMQAQGPIIKGMNHAVTAGALAADAHAVTRGNADAESAGRRYTTMLEQSGTMGKLRPRRYEMTSPVGEHGLVTRAIEGILGSSVGSAAIGNRLSNRLLEKAYNSPTLVGMLPDTETGYTTLPSIIGEKQGRTIHWDNEVEPPTLEERIGDLTYDTDVGNPHIRLRDNSVEASGAAVYACPVSAEDFGGGCYRSETVKTNGGEETVVSLDTQPCVECGTCAIVADTEWEHPRGGKGVEFRQG
- a CDS encoding GNAT family N-acetyltransferase yields the protein MTFAEEIEFGHEDRKRIYEYVERHGAVHPDDAQERLRIDPGGFRHHVAILKRDGRLEDRNGRLQVAIDAGAEEEYQSDDLEFHIRPARQDDLAGIVGAIRQVAEERTYIVAESVADEVDHQNALLRHNEIESRMFFVATVGDEVVGWVHLHAPELEKLSHTAELTVGVIEEYRGNGIGSHLLSRGLEWAGANAYEKVYNSVPSSNEDAIAFLERHGWEVEAVREDHYKLEGEYVDEVMMALEL